The sequence GCCTGATAAACAAAAATAATATAGTAGTATCCCGAATTGGTTTGAGCATCTATGCAATTCCTGGTTTCTCCAAGGATCTCAACTGAAAACGTGCATATTTATGCAGCCTTTTGCGCTGAAACTACTATTTTGAAATTTGCTCTATAAGAATTAAATATTCATGACGTTTCAAAAGTTACAGAACTGTAGTATATCTTTCTATGCCAAAAGTTTTTGAGATCAATGAATACAAGTTCTTCTTTTATTGAAATGAAGGCAATCCGAGAGAACGATGTCATATTCATGTAAGAAAGTCAGGGAACGAAGCAAAGTTCTGGCTTACATCTTGTGTTTCACTCGCTGATTCCTGGGGATTCTCCGGAAAAGAACTGAATGAAATAGAGAAAATCGTTTTTGAACAGAAAGAGCTTATTGAGGAGAAATGGTATGAGTATTTTAGATAAACCAGTATCAGCTCAAAAAATCTGGACTGATGAAGATTACCTTTGGGTAACACTTTCTGATGGTCGTCAACTTGCAACTCCTCTGTCATATTTCCCCAGATTACTGAATGCTACTAAAGCTCAAAGAGATGTTTTTGAAATCAGTGGTAGAGGTATCCACTGGGATGAATTAGATGAAGATGTAAGTGTTGAAGGCTTGTTACTGGGAGTCGGTGACCAGACAAATCATCATAAAAATAAAGCATCATAAAATGACGCCACTATGAGGGGGAACCCCTTTTGTTGGACGGCCTATTACTTATTTTAAGGACTGGATTCTGTATTGTACAGGACTCAGGCCTTTGGGAACGAATGATCGAGGACAAAAGAAATGTTGAAATAGGACTGCATCTTTGTTTTATGCTTTATTCTTTTTGCATAATTAATTATCAACTCTGAACAATAACTGGCTCTCTTTATATGTTCATAAACATATAATCTACATAAAAATAATACACTACAGCTAGTAATTTGCCTTTAATATATTCCTATGAATAAAAATTTAAAAATACTATTACAAAAATTAGTCACCGTAGTCATAATCCTGACAATTGCCGGTTGCTCTGAAAAAAAGCCGTCAAAATTAAATATCCAGGAAGCAGCCGATTCCCCGAAAAAACTTATCGGGCTGAGTGTCGCGGGATCCGATGCCTGCTATGATGCGGCCAGCTCCGTTTTCATCCACTTGGCGGAAGAGGCTGGTTGGGAAGTCCTCTATAAACAGTCTAAATACAGTGTGGAGCAGGAAAATCTTAATCTGGAGGAATTTGCAGCAAGAAAGGTTGATGCTGTTTTAATGATTACTACAGATATTGAGAATTCAGGCAGAAAGACAGCAGAACTTCTAGAACAGGGTATCCCCGTGTTCTTTATGATGACCCTTCCTAAATTTCCTGATCAGGTTAAAGCATCAGCCATAGTAACCACAGACTGGTATATGACAGGTTATCTACCTGGAGAGTATATTGCCCGGAATTTGAAAGAAGCCCGGTGTGTACTCATCGAAGGCGGGTACAACCAGGGAATGACAGAGTTGATGAGAGAAGGATTTCTTGATGGAATTCAATCCACAGATGACAATCATGTCACGGTTGTGGCGAATGTCTCTGGAAGCTGGATGAAACCCAATGCAATGGCGGCTCTGGAAAACCTCCTGGATTCATACATTGAATTTGAAACCATTTTCACTGGCAATGAAGAGATGATGAAGGGAGTTGTAGAAGTCCTGGAGAATCGCAATCTTCTGGGTGAGTTCTCTCTCTTTTCAGAAAACGGCCGGCCGGATGTTTCAGGTCAACTGATCCCCTCGGGGACAATGATTGCCACTTCCGATGCGGCAACGACTCAGGAGGGTGATATCATTTTTCAGCTGATGAGAGATTTCTTTGATGGCAAACCCACTCCCTACCATGTATACAGTCCTGTGAAACTGCTGACTGCTGAGAATATTCAGCTGGCTATTCCCTGGGACCCGGATTTATACTTAGAACAGAGGGATCAATTAATTTCTTCGGATTACCATAACCTGAAAGAAGTTACCGAACCGCGACCTTGGAGTAAGGATTTGAACAACTATAATAATATTCTATTTCACAAATAGGCAGTACTCATATTGAATGACTCTCTTTTCAAGACCAGTCTTGTCTCCCGTCTCTTTCTGCTCATTCTGATCCTTATTATTTCTACAGGATCCTTGAACCTTTATACGATAACAAAATTATCTGAATCGGGAAGCAGAACCAAACAGGTAATAAAAACGGTTGTTGCTCTGAATCAGCTTCTAGAAGACACCCGGAATATTCAGGACGAATCTCTTTATTGGGTCATGAGTCATCTCAATGAAGAGGATGTCCTGGAGCAGTTTAGTATGGTCCTCGAAAACCTGGAGCAGAACCTGGATACTCTGTCCAGCCTGGCCAAAGGATATGAGGAAACCAGTGCTTTCGAACAGTTCTCTGTTATTATCAAGCACTATATTAATCTCTGCCGCAATACAATAGACAGTTCAATCTCAATGAATGATAAATTGAGAAATTATGAAGAAGCGGAAAATGTTTTTCTCATTATTGAAAGAACCAGTGGCGAACTCATAAAAATGGAAATTGGTATCATGCAGATCGAAGCTGATTACTTTGAAGAAGCGACCAGAAATTCCAAAGTTATCATATTGATTCTTTTATTTCTGATCATCATGGCCTGCCTGGCAGGCGGGATTTTCTTTATAAATCGCTTGTCTCACGGAGTGTTCACAGAAATTCTTTCCCACAAGGATGCTGCGGACAAGGCTTATTATCATGCTACCCACGATTCCCTGACGGGGATAAAAAATAGAAAATATCTGGAAGAGTATATTCATAATCATTTAACAGATAAGAATCCCCGTCCCTTTGCCCTTTTGATGCTTGATCTGAATGATTTTAAACTCGTCAATGATACATTTGGACATGAATATGGTGATGAGGTTCTGGCCATTGTCGCACACAGACTCTGCACGTCCGTTCGGGATAATGATCTTGTATGCCGCATTGGCGGGGATGAGTTTGTTATTATTCTTTTTACTGATAACAGAGATGTTATTTTGAACATTGTCTCTAGAATGCACCTGGATATCAAGAAAGTCATGAATGTAAAAGATCAACAGCTGAGAATTTCCAGCAGTGTGGGAATCTCTTTTTTTCCAGAGGACGGAAGGACTTATTCCACTCTTTTCAAGAAGGCCGATGATGCTA comes from Oceanispirochaeta sp. and encodes:
- a CDS encoding GGDEF domain-containing protein, yielding MNDSLFKTSLVSRLFLLILILIISTGSLNLYTITKLSESGSRTKQVIKTVVALNQLLEDTRNIQDESLYWVMSHLNEEDVLEQFSMVLENLEQNLDTLSSLAKGYEETSAFEQFSVIIKHYINLCRNTIDSSISMNDKLRNYEEAENVFLIIERTSGELIKMEIGIMQIEADYFEEATRNSKVIILILLFLIIMACLAGGIFFINRLSHGVFTEILSHKDAADKAYYHATHDSLTGIKNRKYLEEYIHNHLTDKNPRPFALLMLDLNDFKLVNDTFGHEYGDEVLAIVAHRLCTSVRDNDLVCRIGGDEFVIILFTDNRDVILNIVSRMHLDIKKVMNVKDQQLRISSSVGISFFPEDGRTYSTLFKKADDAMYDAKQKKTT
- a CDS encoding DUF2442 domain-containing protein, giving the protein MSILDKPVSAQKIWTDEDYLWVTLSDGRQLATPLSYFPRLLNATKAQRDVFEISGRGIHWDELDEDVSVEGLLLGVGDQTNHHKNKAS
- a CDS encoding sugar ABC transporter substrate-binding protein, which produces MNKNLKILLQKLVTVVIILTIAGCSEKKPSKLNIQEAADSPKKLIGLSVAGSDACYDAASSVFIHLAEEAGWEVLYKQSKYSVEQENLNLEEFAARKVDAVLMITTDIENSGRKTAELLEQGIPVFFMMTLPKFPDQVKASAIVTTDWYMTGYLPGEYIARNLKEARCVLIEGGYNQGMTELMREGFLDGIQSTDDNHVTVVANVSGSWMKPNAMAALENLLDSYIEFETIFTGNEEMMKGVVEVLENRNLLGEFSLFSENGRPDVSGQLIPSGTMIATSDAATTQEGDIIFQLMRDFFDGKPTPYHVYSPVKLLTAENIQLAIPWDPDLYLEQRDQLISSDYHNLKEVTEPRPWSKDLNNYNNILFHK